In the genome of Lactuca sativa cultivar Salinas chromosome 3, Lsat_Salinas_v11, whole genome shotgun sequence, the window gtaagtgagagaaagaagtcatggtattcatgttgaagttcgccattgatgaacatgagaatttttagaaagctataaaaacttgatgaatttgtgaattgatcaaatgaattgatcaccgattgctaatcgatcactcgactaaacaattcaaatgcagaatcgattcaaatatgaagatcaagagagattttcagaaccaaaatgcgcggaaaatattgagtaaagttactactcaAATAGCAAATGATTCTAAAATGAAAATCAATtcaatgcagtttgaatcctgctctgataccaattgaagagaattttAATCGAGATTGAGAAAGCAATCGTGATTGTATGAATGAAAATTAAGAACACagaaagtaaatattaatcagatcttatattgatgaagaactgaTTACAGACTTAAGCAGAGAGAAATTGAGAATGATTAATGAATCACTCGTGTATCTAATCTCTagttctaacctcagtccctatttataggcaacctgagtgtacaaaaaatatactaagtcctgaactatacgcttcgcacaaaagaagacttagtaaaataactaatatgTGAAACTAAGCAAacaaacacttcgacttttacaacatctAGTCTCTacaaagaataatactaatcctatatggccccaaccacttttgagagtaaataaaacaccttttatttaaacaccatattgattactcattattcattgtgtaatgttttgaataatcacctttatacttgaatcaataacaatagtcatgccatgctccaagcatgcacactatgtttgtctaaaaaatATCTATGCCATACTCTAAATatgtacactatgtttgtctatgatccttactttttggaatagatcaattgaacataattccaatgattcttatttcacaatcccaagtccttatcgtaaatgtaagaattccaaattccttccatttaccgaaatccgttgtattctaaacttatatgcattgatcctcttgtaatgactatgcacaaactcacaaagacttatCAACAGACatcacaaagtattccaatggagagcaattccatggaaacaaagtctcaaattcaaagtacattcctttgaagatCCTTCTtgaattaagttttctaatcctacatagatttaatgaataacttccatgtatgaaacatttccatattcccattctgactatcacttctgaataagagttgcctcctttcaaaatatgtcaatatggtccttttcaaaagtttacaccatacttccaactgtccatgagcaaccaatctttggtaaacctcagattgtccttgaaAAATGCTTAATCATTCTAgttatatccaattctagacctttttaccctcttaatgccctaggcatttggaaaatttagaaaggataaatattatagcacacgtaatcgatcctatacccgaagtataTGGAACGCGATTCATGATgtatcacataaagacatgatacttgaccagtcttttgctacaatatttcttgtaatttgccatgttctcataattcgaattatgaaaagggatgccgtaatcataatcaaattttgagaacgcaataaacattgccatatatagaatttccttatgttgaaccattacAACATagcattcacacacacacacacacacatatatatatatatatatatatatatatatatatatatacttgactaaatttgattaaaaatctcaatctaagcttttagaattagaacgaagtataatttcctctcccttaattataggaaaacaacttttcccaattgaaacttttgttttctataattaacattgctaacttacaacacttatcataattgattatgctcccactagcataataattactagcagaacaattatgctcccactagctttgacatgtatccttAAATCAGTtgtacttctagaaatcaatattttattgactttcttaccaaagctcAGATTTCCCATACGAGATGCTtttataagactttatcaaaatcatacgccttttcttagatagctcatatgtgtttcTAAACAATTTTTTGGAACTATGAAAAAgaatgttgtaatcatagtctcaattgtttagacctttttcattTCTTACAAGTCCatgttaatgtgtcggttaaccacacacgctccactaatgactttgagaatgcaaacatcacaattgctatctacttaaaatctatttagcgaaagcgtttcctcatcatcattttcatgaatcagagagaaaccttatggcattgagattttatggtgtatgtgttcctgtcCATGTGATTTTGTCATAACCTCAAGAGGAGGTTAGTGACAAatgcaaactcatatggactaaacttgttaaATCTTGACTTCTTACCACCTGAcaacacaagggcctaccattgcttccaagtagttatgcaaacaaatgagaactcatagaactcaccaGTATAGTCAACTTTACCTAGAATGGACACGGAaaaaagaatatgtcaacatgttaggctataaaccttaagtcgtgtgctagtgattaacaacatgttttattcttgattagttcttgaaacttttcaatatgtttaggactcccactgacctcctgacatataagattctcttgtcaagaactattccttgacaaaggaaatattcaagagttagtgtggattcttatcaagacaaacacttcgcaacattggccttagttgtcctttgttcactactagaaaacagccttttacaacgtgcaatgcgtgtcgtaaaacgctcagacgacgcgcaaatgcgtgtcaaggaaggccctgtcatattgagagacgacacgcttttgcatgtcgtctatttacgacacgcatttacgacaaacatttaccacgctcatttacgacatgtaatgcgtatcaaggaagaacCTGTcctaaaggaagacgacatgcatttacgtgtcgtaaccttatgacgcgTGTTTATGACTCGCATtacgtatcattaaagcccctgtcaagaaaggttatgccataaatgaagatgacgcacatttttgcgtatcataattttaaatgtttaaaaaagtattatttatagatttattaattttcaatcaaatttgcatttaatgtctcataatagaaaataaaatatcatataaaaaaaataaaatccattgcataaaattcaatgtcatacaaataatcgttccatagaaagataaaacaaatcaatagaagttgtaacagaaatttacaaactaatagtTCTAAAAACCTAATGTGTGCCTCACTATAAACAAGATTTGTTCTGATTTTTTTAAATGTGTGCCTCACTTGTCTCCACTCTTCCTTAGTAACACCACTCAAGGACTCTAAATCTGTGAACTTGCTCACAGTATCTATATTGCCTGCAAAATAAGTGTGAAGATGGATTATTATAGAACTTGCTCATAGTATCTATATTGCCTGCAAAATAAGTGTGAAGATGGATTATTATAGTGTAAGTGAAGTAAAAAACCTTGAGCTTCCTCCAATGGGACACATGGGTAGTCAGACATGATCCACTTTGCAAACACGTATATCTCCCAATGTCAGATCAACTTTATTTCTCCAAGTGGAAGGccatatgaaactattttgtttTTAAACTAAATTTCATTGCTAGAAACATCAATAACTTGCTTTTATTTATCAAAAGAATCACTAAATGAAGCAGAAGTGTGAACTGCTATTGTTTTTATTCCACTTCGAGCAGCTTCTTGTGTAGGTATAAGCATGACATCTTGTGTAGGTATAAGCATGACAGGTTTCTTTAGAACATGATGTGATTTCAAACACACTATTGATTCTTAAAAATGCAcagataagaaaaaaaatattataacaataAATCCACAATCGTCACTCACAATATAGTTCTGAATCAACTGCTTAGATTTCTCACGTGACCGTTTAGATGTTTCCATTGTCATAAACCACTCattatgttcccatttccacaacttCATGAGTTCATTCGACTCCACCAGAATGCTTTTTCTGTTATCTGCTAACCTCTCCAAAATAGTAAAACGCAAAGGAACATAGATCATTTAACACAAAACATAATGTAATAAAATCTAGAAAAAACAAGGAAACcggataaaatattatttagggtttagggtttagtagtAATTTTTTTTACCTGCAACAGCCATCAGGTGAGTCATTCTATGGTTTAATTAACCATCGTACATATTAACGCCTTTGATCTTATGAACAACCTTTCCACTGCTTACCCTGTTCAGTTAATAATTTCAGAATTGAAAATATGATTTCAATAAACTGTAAATTCTCAAAGAAATTATAACACCATTTCTCATTTGTTACTTCTTTCTAAATAGTAAACATGTAGATGAAATGACTTCTACTGCTTCCAGCATTCATCTCTACAGGAGTTGACAAGTCAATCAAACAACTAGCAtaaatatgagagagagagagagagaggaatacGAGTCTCTCCAACAGCTCTGTTAGCTATCCCACCCTGCATTTGTGATTACCAATGTTAAGAAGTAAAAGATAACTCAATATTTAGTTTTCTTAAAGAGTATTTTTGAATTAGGAAAACTCATAGTTAGACTTTGATCTTACACATAAGACTTTCAATGCTTCGTCTCCATCTAGTATCGGGATCTGTAGAACGAatgtttaatcatcttttaaGCTGATAGGGTAATGCAACAAATTGGAAGATTCCATACTCCAGAAAAAAATATCCCATGTGATTTTTGCTCTTTAATCTGTATGTTGTCCTTGGATAAATCAAAAAGGTCGCTGCAAGAAACACCCCCAATTGATATTATAAAACATAGTTGAAGAGTAAAGATGAAAGACACAAAAACTAAGATCAGTTGCTAACCTAACTCTCTCCGTATAAATTTCCACCTGCGTGTATAATACAATAATTAAATTTCATCTAGAAAAGGACTATTGAAAACAATGTCTTAGATTCTAGTTCAAATGGAATCATATGATTGGGAACCCATAATTAATTAGAGCTGATGATGGATTTTATCAATAGATTGTGAGCTTTCAGTTTCACACCTATTTTTAACAACAATAAAATCAGGAAAATAAAGTACTTACAAATATAATCAATAATGAAAGAAAAGTAAAAACATTTCTAAAGTACGAGTCCTGTTAGACTTTGAATGATTCAAGATTGCAGCAGCCACAAGAGCTCCACTTTGTGTTTGGCGATTTCTTCATGTTCCTATTGTTGTTAAAATTCTATTTTTAACCTGTGCTATTGTTGCTTCTTTATCTGCTTGTGATTTCTCTGTTTCTTTTCTACTTTATTCTTCGAAAATAATACTTCCTTTATCATCAGTTTCTGGCAGATTACTTTCTTTATTGATTAAAGATTCAGATGGGACAACTTCATCACTGAAGGAAAAACAGTTAAACATTAAAGACTAATataaaaagaacaacaaaatTAAGAATAATTGGTAAATAAAAGTTGCAGGATAAACATGGACCTAGATTCAATGTCGCTTGTGGAATCTTTGCCAATAGTAGTAGCCTTCGAATTGGATGCTTCCTGTAACAGAGCAAAGTTAATATTCCCAAGTTTGGATAATAttaatgtatgtgtgtgtgtaaatatatatatatatatatatatatatatatatatatatatatatatatatatatatatatatatgtatccttACATTATTGGCAAATGAAGTTGAATTTACATCATGGTTCCTGATATCTTGAATTTCGTCATCATCTTGCACCTCCGTTGAATATGAACAATCGAACATTTCAGTTATATTCGATTATTTAACAGTTACCATATAAAGGATgtaaattttaaaaagaaaaaacaagtTCTATTATAATTAAGATGAATACCAAGAATGCTTTGAATTTTAAATCTTCAAGGTCAAAATTCCAAGCACTAACACCTCGCTGATACTCACTCTGTTTATCATCATCAACAAGAAAAAAGAATTAGACACACAAAAACTATAattagaaaagaaaagaaaaaacaatAATGCTTCTTCTAACCACTGATATGGTCTCTTGCTCAACTGAAGGCATCTTTTTAAGTGCTAGTTGGGCAACATCTTTTAGCTGCAGATAGATatttatgaattatatataaATGAATGTGAAAATACAGTTTTATAAATTATATGGTGGATGCATACCTAGAGGGCTTTGACACAATGCCAAAGTGGTGGCAAGTCACCAAATAATTTCTTGACAGGGAGTTCTGGAGCTTTAGCTTGCTTAAAAAAAGAATGTTTTAACAACTTCTCAGCGGTTGGCCTTTTTATTTGACCTTTCACCAAACACATTGCCACCAGTTCTTTAAAAGACTGTTTTTTCACAAATCCAACTTACTATTACTCCTCAATGTAATTGCAAACACCAAGTGAAATAAACAGAAAATCGTTTATCCTGGTCGTAATCAAGTCTAGGTGGCGCATTTTGAATGGTCATCAACAAAACCTGTGGCCACACAAAACGATAGTACAATTAAACATGTGAagaaaactaatatatatatatatatatatatatatatatatatatatatatatatatatatatatatataataccaaCCTTCATGGGAGGGTACTTTGAGAAAGAGGCATGACCATGAGCCAACTCAAGTGCAGTAATTCCAAATAACCAAATATCAGCCCTGTAAATAAATGATCAACAGAGATAAATgacattgattttttttaatttaatatatatatatatatatatatatatatatatatatatatatataatataaattcctaataaggaagaaaaagaaaaaacagtGACTTGAAATCTTCTCCACTTCCAGGCTACAAGACCTCTGGTACCATCCTATAAACaacataaataatatattaacgtCAAAAGTGACGACAATAAATGGTTTCACCAAAAAAAAGTAGTTTGACTTTGAGCATGTACAATACGAACCAACAAGGAGTTCCTACAAAATTATTTATGGAACGTTGTCTATCACTCTATCAAACATACAGGCTGAGATACCAAAGCCTCCAAGCTTTATCACTCCATTAGTGtcaatgagtatatttccagccTGATGATGACTTGGAGTTGGAGTTGGAGATAAAATTTCTTCCTTTTGAATTTCATCGAGTAACGGGTCCTCACTCTGTCCTCCTGGTTATCCTTTAATCTGAACAAATTATTAAACGCAATATCAGAcatacatattaaaagttttaattacaAGTATATTGGTAACATCGACTTACAAGCTTCGCACGAGCTTGTTTCTTTTGGGCTTCTCTTGCTTTCATACATATGCATTTGGTGCCATATAATCCGACAAATCTGATACACCGACCCCAAAAAAAATAAGTATCCTAGAATGAACTATTCCATTCCTTTTCTGATTCCAATTGCCTATTCCCAATGGCGGATCCAACCGGGAAGTCAAGTGGGGTGcacattgaccgttgacttcacTGTTTTGTCCATGTTATTCTGTTAACTGTTAACTGTATGTTATTTGTAAATCTTAACATTTGAGTTTCTACCTGGAGAAACACTAAACACAAGAAACAGAGAACAAACATGGGATGAGAAACATAAtggaagggtattttgggaacatTTTCTGTTGGATTTTTATTCAACTTAAAAAACTCATGGTAAATATAAAAATAACTCCTATTTATACTAGAAAAGAAAAGCTAACTAACTATTATTATCTACTAATAAATTGGTAGGGAAAGATAATGAATCAAACGCAAAAACGGATATTTAAAGATTGAAATTTCTGGATTATTCCAAGATTATTCTCCCGTCGAAATAACATTTTGAATTGGTTCATACAAAACCATTACCCAAATTAAAAAACCATTACACAAATTAGAGAAAAATCAAATTTCACAGTACAACATTCCAAATAACATTTTGTATCAACTCATCCCACCAAAAATTAATGAGAAAAATCATATTTCAGAGTATAAAATAACATTATGGTGAAAAAAGAGCCAAAATTATGGTGAAAACTTCCAAAAAGAGAAAACATTGGAATTAATCCGTATGAGTGGTAACATCTCTTCATTTCTTCCATCAACCATGGATACAAAAGCTGTAGTAAACATCTTTCTAAATATTGTTATTGGGAAAGGGAATAATGGTAATAATATGAGTGATAATAATTGTTACCTTCGGAGTACTTGAGAAGAGTGTTTCAAACCATTGATCCTTGATCAAGCTGCAAAGTGAAAAAATTCAATAGTATTCACTAGTAACCAAAAATATATTTCAAAAGTGGATCCCATAGCAATCTTCCACTCTATTCACAACCTTTCTCAAATCAAATTTAAGAATAAGTTACTTCTTGACAACGATTGACAACACCAACATAACCAAGTTTAAGAAGGATTGTTTTGCCAAGCAAAAGATTACAAGCATCAATGCCTCTGTCCATGATATACAACTGTAGTTACAGAGACAACAGATGTTCAAATGCCTTAGAAGAAAACAATATAAAATTCGAAAaagtaaagaagaagaagaagaataagaagaagaagaggaagaagaagtagaagaagaaaATGTTGACCTTTGTAATTACACCAATTGTACGATGACCTAAAATGAAAGGGCATATAAGAGTTTTagaattagaagcaaaaaaatACATTAACAAAGCATAGTATATTTGATAATTACCATCAGGATTAGCAATCCCTTCCATTGTAAGTGCATCTGAGTTTGCTAAATCTGAATTTGCAGGTGTAATGGCTAAAACTATACAACGTGCGCTGCTTAATGTAGGAGAATATCATTTCACAGAACATAGTAGAGAAGGAACCTGGACATGATGATAAGAAAAACTTAAAACCTGATCACTGCAGATTACCTAAAATGTCACAAACCATAGAAGTTTCTCTAGATTAATTTGGGGAAGTTGCATAGAAACTGAAACATACATAAGCCCTAGAAATGTATTAACATGTAAAGTACCTAACTGATGCCATCATTGTCAAAAAGAAACTCCCAGAAGATCTCGGCGATGCCCAATCATTGCGGTCCAAAGAAGCAAGATCTGCAATATGTGTTATGCAATTAAAATATCAGAAAATCACAAGCTACATAGAGGTATTCAGAAAGATGGAGAGGGTATATAGAAATCGGATGTATCCAGAATTCAGAAATTAAGGGAGACACAGAATAAATGATTCTTGAGAGTTACTGGTTTACTGCTTTGCCTCGTCTCCATCTTGATTCTTTATTAAGAGTCAAGTTTTGACACTTGGTAATTTCCACTCTCGGGTCATTGCCAAATCGATTGAAGTTCCGCCTCGAACCTAGCAGTTTCCGTGGGGGAATAAAGACCCTAGGTGTTGGTCGCCATTTATGATTTTCAGCAATGAACGCGggtttttaagaaaaaattatagaatgattatatgatttgtgGAGGTGTATAACAGAGAATGTATCATGGTTAGGGTTTTCAGagagaagggaagaagagaaCAAAGGGATCGATCTTGAAGCGGGGTAAAGAAACACGCGTTTTGAGTAAAAATATAAAGCGGCATTGAGAGAGGAACAACATTttagataaagtgccctccgtgttttttagttttttacatgagacactaatttaagggcacacaataatgcgtgacctaaatccttaattttttttgaagagatgacacttttttaatgtcactcccTTATGCGTAACATAAATTAATGAGTGTCGTGGCTTGCGCGTcttaaaagggtctttttcttgtagtggttttattcaaaacatcacaacttaccaatttcaaatgtacaagagtaagaaaacattttactctaca includes:
- the LOC128132938 gene encoding serine/threonine-protein kinase BLUS1-like, whose translation is MASVSARCIVLAITPANSDLANSDALTMEGIANPDGGQSEDPLLDEIQKEEILSPTPTPSHHQAGNILIDTNGVIKLGGFGWADIWLFGITALELAHGHASFSKYPPMKVLLMTIQNAPPRLDYDQDKRFSSFKELVAMCLVKGQIKRPTAEKLLKHSFFKQAKAPELPVKKLFGDLPPLWHCLKDVAQLALKKMPSVEQETISVSEYQRGVSAWNFDLEDLKFKAFLVQDDDEIQDIRNHDVNSTSFANNEASNSKATTIGKDSTSDIESSDEVVPSESLINKESNLPETDDKGKSIVCLKSHHVLKKPVMLIPTQDVMLIPTQEAARSGIKTIAVHTSASFSDSFDK